A single genomic interval of Rhododendron vialii isolate Sample 1 chromosome 3a, ASM3025357v1 harbors:
- the LOC131320922 gene encoding uncharacterized protein LOC131320922: MRWPWPSPIDRSLVGDCSLFPANLHLRRHYHLTSLVLFSFFSSPAESRPPAAARCGNVRGCCCALADFVTGEKLGGAKENSVWISDSFNQFPRKRDTIEDESSSI; encoded by the exons ATGAGATGGCCCTGGCCCTCCCCAATAGACAGAAGTTTAGTTGGGGACTGCTCTCTCTTCCCGGCGAACCTCCATCTCCGGCGTCACTACCACCTCACCTCTCTggttctcttctccttcttttcttccCCGGCCGAAAGCCGACCGCCGGCTGCCGCACGGTGCGGCAATGTGCGCGGCTGCTGCTGCGCGCTTGCTGACTTTGTTACTG GGGAAAAACTTGGTGGAGCCAAAGAGAACTCTGTTTGGATTTCAGACAGCTTCAATCAATTTCCAAGGAAAAGAGACACTATAGAAGATGAAAGTTCATCCATTTAA